Part of the bacterium genome is shown below.
AGCTGTGCCATGTTCAGAGAGTTGCGGACCCTGTGGAGGAAATAATCAGTGCCGGATCCAGGAGGGATATAGTCGGCAGAATCCGGTATTGAGGGTGCAGGGGAACCGCCCACATGTCCAGTGTATCTAATAAGAACAGGAGTTTCAGGGTCAGTGAGAGATGGTATCAGGCGCTGGAGCAGTGCGGGTATTTTCTCCAGATCCCCCTGAAGAATAACGAGGTTTGCCTTAACTTTTCCAGGAGCGCGGTCTCCTTCAAGGGGAAGAGCCTCAACCTTTTCGTACCCCTGTGCATTCAGAACGGTGACGAGGTCACTACTCCCAGTATTGTCCCCCGCAATCAAGATCTTTTGCCCGTTTGCCGAGTGAACTTTCCGTCCTGTGAGGTCATGTGGTCCGGCTTTGAACATGTCACTGATGCGGCGGGGATCCCAGGTATTCTCTCCGATGGAAACGGTGACAAGGCGAATTTCCCAGGGGGGAACCCCGATCTCTTCGGAACGGGCAAGTATTCTCTCAAGGGCTATCTGAGCCCTGTCAGAGGGTGTTTCAGGGAGAATGAGGGAAAGGTCCAAGTCTCCTGTGATGAAATCAAGATCAAAATTTCTGAGGTTGGATCGCGTCTCACTGGAGATCTTAAGGAAACTCTCTTCTGTTGATACCCTGATCCTGGCGACGGTAAAGGGAAGCTGAGCCTTCTGGGACCAGTTGACCATCTCAGGATAGACGAAGCGAAAGAACTCCTGCCCGGGAATCCCGGAGGAAGGGTCTGTAAACCCGTGCTGATTGAGCAGCAGATTGTTCCCAAGAAGTTTCCGGTGCCCTCGATTCCTGTAAAGCAGCCGGCGGACGCGGGTAAGAACTTCCATGTCATTAAACGGTTTTACAAGATAGTCGTCTGGCCCTGAGTTAAGCCCTACGATCCTGTTGTCGAGTTCGGGAACCGAAGTAAGCATCAGGAGCGGCGTGTATTTTGTCTCTTCCTGTCTTTTCAGGTATCGGCAAAGCTCCAGGCCGTCCAGATCCGGAAAGAGAAGGTCCACGATAACCAGTTGGGGTGTTTGTCTTTTAACGTGCCACAGGGCATCGGCAGAGTTCCTGGCTTCAATAACGTTACAGGGGATCCCCTCCAGCACGCGTCGGATATTTGCCAACTC
Proteins encoded:
- a CDS encoding response regulator — its product is MSWEPLIYIITPENSERTALRAQLLGADYNIAAFHSSDEALSCLADSIPHLIIVDADHAQDETGSFSDLMQRLEEASPLPLLHLREPDGGDYVRDIQRDSCDDTLIRPVKSLELLSRVGSLLRNRQLLGQIRIQESFFASKNIKPFCANNSPPTILLVEDEAAELANIRRVLEGIPCNVIEARNSADALWHVKRQTPQLVIVDLLFPDLDGLELCRYLKRQEETKYTPLLMLTSVPELDNRIVGLNSGPDDYLVKPFNDMEVLTRVRRLLYRNRGHRKLLGNNLLLNQHGFTDPSSGIPGQEFFRFVYPEMVNWSQKAQLPFTVARIRVSTEESFLKISSETRSNLRNFDLDFITGDLDLSLILPETPSDRAQIALERILARSEEIGVPPWEIRLVTVSIGENTWDPRRISDMFKAGPHDLTGRKVHSANGQKILIAGDNTGSSDLVTVLNAQGYEKVEALPLEGDRAPGKVKANLVILQGDLEKIPALLQRLIPSLTDPETPVLIRYTGHVGGSPAPSIPDSADYIPPGSGTDYFLHRVRNSLNMAQLKSGTEEVGSFLKKLIRLLEEGDVDVQGHGQQVSNRAVALGTRLGLDREELEALRWGGLLHDVGKIFLPGKIMAKEGMLSAEEFMMVKSHAKLGYDLCRAFTMLDSALPIIKHHHERSDGKGYPEGLKGDSIPLLARIVSAVDVYDTLTRRRPYRPAFTPEESAGILRLEADKGMWDQTIVEEFLKMIEG